TGAATTACATATCCTCGTGCAATTGGCACATGGCAAGCCCAACAAGGACATCGCTCAGGAGATGAACCTGAGCCACAAGACCATCAGTACCTACAAGACTCGCCTGATGCTCAAGCTCGGAGTCAGTTCACTGGTGGTGTTGCGCGAGTTCGCCAGACGCAACCATCTGCTTTGAGAGGCTGCCCGATGATGAGGCCGCTGCGATGCATTCTTCTGATGATCTTACTTTTGGCAAGCGCGGTGCAGGCCTCCGGGGCTGCGCAAAAACTGGAAATCATCTCTCGCACCCGACTGGAGGGCGCGCAGGTTCGCCTTGACGCGCAGGATCGTCAGTGGCTCCGGTCACACCCGGTACTGCGCATCGGCGCCTCCGGGCCGGACTATCCGCCCTTTGAGTTGACCCGCAACCGGCATGAACTCGAAGGCCTCACGGCCGAGTACGCCGACGCGATCGCACAAGTGCTGAATGTCCGGATCGAGGTCTGGTGCTACCCCGACCGCGAAAGCGCCATGGCTGCGCTCAAGGCCGGCGAACTGGACTTGCTGGGCACCTCGAACAACTATGAGGTTGCCGATCCCGAGCTGATGCTGTCTCGCGCCTATGCCGAAGATCAGCCGATGTGGGTGACCCGGCTCGACGATCCGTTGCCCGATGATTTGGCAGGCAAGCGCATCGCCATGGTGGATGACTACCTGCCGGCTTCGACCATCCAGAAGGCTTACCCGCAAGCCACCTTGCAGCGCTATCGCTCGATTCTCGATGCCCTCGGCGCCGTGGCATTCGGACGAGATGACCTGTACCTCGGCGACTTCATCAGTGCCAGCTATCTGATCAACATCAACTTCCATAACGACCTGCAACTGGCCGGCCCTTCGGGCCTCGACGCCAACCCGTTCGCCTTTGCCCTGACTCGCAGCAACACACGCTTGAAACGGCTGGTCGACAAGGCCTTGCTGGCCATTCCCATGGAGCAGCGCCTGGCCATGGAACTGCGCTGGAGTGCCGGGCGTGCGGACATGTCGGGACAAGCGCGGGTAAGTCTCAGCGGCAGTGAACAGGCGTGGCTCGACCGGCATCCGAGCGTGCGGGTCGGTGCGATTGAGGATTTCGCCCCGTTGACGTTCTTTGATGCCGAAGGAAAAGTGCAGGGGCTTGCGGCGCAGTTGTTGAGCCTGATCAGTCAGCGCAGCGGCCTGAAGTTCGAGATCGTACGGGGGCAGTCGCTGGACCGACAGATCGAACAATTGAAGGCCGGGGAACTTGATCTGCTGCCCGTGGTGACACCCAGCAGCGAGCGTGAACTCGAAATGCGTTTTTCCCGGGCCTATCTGAACAATCCGTTCGTGCTGGTCAGCGGTGTATCGGCGTCGGGCGTGAGAGCGCTGGACGACATGGCCGGCAAACGGCTGGCGATCTATCGCGGGCACCCGTTGCGCGATTTTCTGCTGGAGCGAGTACCGCAGCTCAGATTGGTTGAAGTACCAAGCCCGGCTGCCGGGATGGAAGCGATTGTCAGTGGGCAGGCCGATGCCACACTGAGCTCGTTGATGGTGGCGCGTTATCTGATCTCCCGTCAGTACCGGGGGCGTACCCGGATAGTCGGTACGGTGGGGGATCAGCCCGCCCGGATTGCATTGGCCACCGCACCGGATGCCGTGGTGTTGCATTCGATTCTGAACAAGGCACTGTTGAGCATCGCCCCCAAGGAACTCGACGATCTGGTCGAGCGCTGGGGCCGAGACGCGGTTGCCGATGACAGTTACTGGCAGCGCCATCGACGGGAGATCCTGCTTGGATTCGCCGGTGCGTTCGGGCTGTGGCTGTTGGCGTTGGGCTGGATCGGCTTTCAGCGCTGGCAGATTCGCCAGCGCCAGCAATGGCTGCTTCAACTGCAGGAAGCCAAGGACGCGGCGGATGACGCCAACCGGGCCAAGAGCACCTTTCTGGCAGTCATGAGTCACGAAATCCGTACGCCCATGAATGCCTTGCTGGGCATGCTCGAACTGGCGCTCAAGCATGCCGATGAAGGCGTGACCGACCGTGGGGCTATCCAGGTGGCGTCCACGGCGGGGCAGCAACTGTTGGCATTGATCGGCGATATTCTCGATATCGCTCGCATCGAATCCGGTCATCTGTCGCTGGCTCCCGAGCGCGTCAATCTGCGTGAGTCGGTGTTGTCGGTGTGTCGGATTTTCGAAGGAGTGGCGCGCCAGAAGCAGTTGTCGTGGCATGTCGAGCTGGATGAGCGCAGCAATGTCGAGGTGATGCTCGACGCCCTGCGTTTCAAGCAGGTGTTGTCGAATCTGCTGAGCAATGCGATCAAGTTTACCGATGAAGGCGACGTGAGCCTTCGATTGCGAGTGTTCACCGAGCGGGACGGGCTGCTGGAAATCGGCGTTGTCATTGAGGACAGCGGCCGGGGCATCAGCGCCGAAGATCAGCAACGCTTGTTCAGCCCGTTTGTGCAGGTCGGCAGTCAGCCGTTGCCGGCCCGCAGCGGTTCCGGTCTGGGACTGGTGATCAGCCGCAGCCTGTGCCGGATGATGGGCGGCGACTTGTGGATGACCAGCGAACCCGGACGAGGCACACAAGTCATGCTGCGCCTGGAACTGCCCGTGCTGGAGTTGTCCGGTCAGGAGGACGTTGTGACGCCGACAGTGATGGCAGCAAGGTCACTGGACGTACTGGTGGTGGACGACCATCCGGTGAATCGTCTGCTGCTGTGTCGGCAGTTGAGCGAGCTCGGGCATCGCTTTGTCGACATCGGGAGTGGTGAACAGGCGCTGGATCTGTGGCGCGGTCAATCTTTTGATGCGCTGATTACCGACATTAACTTGCCCGGGCTCAACGGTTATGACCTGGCGCGAGCGATTCGCGAAGATGAAAAGGCGGCGGGCAGGGCGGCTTGTCTGATTCTGGGGTATACCGCCAATGCACAGCTGGAGGAAAAGCAGCGATGTCTGGCAGCCGGAATGGATGATTGCCTGTTCAAACCGGTTCTGCTGCGGGAACTGAGCCTGGCGCTGATGACCGCGGAGCCCGACGAAATGCAGGTCACAGGAACTGAGGAGCAGGTATTGCCCGGTTTTGATCTGAGTTCGCTGTTGCAATTGGCGGGAGCGGACAACCCGCTCATCGGGCAGTTGCGTGAGGAGGTGCTGAGCAGTCTGCACAGCGATCTGGAGCGTCTGGAGGAATCAGGGCGGGAAGGTGATCGTGCAGGTCTGAAGGATCTGGCACATCACATTACAGGCGGAGCGCATGTGATCGGTGCCGAACGCGTGGTTTCGGCGTGCCGGATACTCGAACAGGCCTGCGGGGACGGTGAGCCCGAGGCCGCATTGAAAGTTGCAATCGAATTGCTGCGCGTGGCCATGCACGACCTCGCGCAGCAACTTCAGGCGTGAGCGGTCAGTCCCACTGCGGCGCGATGCCTTGGGGGCTGGTCAGGCGATGGCCGCGCTCCAGAGTCGCAATCAGCGCCATGTCCGCGTCGCTCAGCGTCAGCGCGGTGGCGCCGAGGTTGCTTTGCAGGTTGGCGCGCTTGGTCGACGATGGAATCACCGCGTAACCCGATTGCATCGCCCACGCCAGAGTGACCTGAGCCGGGGTGGCTTGCAGGCGCTGGGCGATTTCGACAACCAGTGGATCTTTCAGCACTTCGCCATAGGCCAGGGTCATGTACGAGGTGATCTGGATACCCTGGCTCTGGGCAAATTCCACGACCTTGCGGTTTTGCAGGTACGGGTGCAGCTCGATCTGGTTGGTGGCGATGTTCTCTGCGCCAACCGCTGCAATGGCTTGTTTCATCAGGTCGATGGTGAAGTTGGACACACCGATCTGCCGGGTCAAGCCCAAGCGTTTGGCCTCCAGCAGGGCGCCCATGAATTCTTCCACCGGCACCTGATCCTCCGGCGACGGCCAGTGGATCAGCGTCAGGTCGAGGTAGTCGGTCTGCAGCTTTTGCAGACTCTCCTTGAGGCTCTCGATCAGACGGTCACCGGCGAAGTTGGCGATCCAGATCTTGCTGGTGATGAACAATTCGTCGCGAGGGATGCCGCTGGCGGCGATGGCCTGGCCGACCTCGGCTTCGTTCTCGTAGATTTGCGCGGTGTCGATGACCCGGTAGCCCAGCTCGAGGGCGGTGCTCACCGAATCGATGACCACCTGACCTTGCAGGCGAAACGTACCAAGACCGAAAGCGGGAACAGACATCTAGAACTCCTGGGTTGCAGTGGGAATGGACGGGAGTATCCGCTGCTGCTTCCTTGAGAAAAACCGCTGTCGGGGCAAAGTACTGTTGACTGAAAGTCACGAATCACTGTGATGCGGTATCGTTCCACCAGTAGAACGATGAGGACGGTTTTGGCTGACTAGTGCTAAATACGTGGCGAATTTATGATCAGTCCATGATCAACCTCAATTCGGAGCCCGCCATGAAAAACCTCATCGGTATCTACACCAGCCCTCGCGGCCACTGGGTCGGCGATGGGTTTCCGGTTCGCACACTGTTTTCTTACGACAACCTGGGCAAGCACATCAGCCCGTTCCTGTTGCTCGATCACGCAGGTCCCGCGCATTTCACCCCGACCACTGAACGACGTGGCGTGGGGCAGCACCCGCATCGTGGTTTCGAAACCGTGACCATCGTTTATGACGGCGAAGTGGAGCACCGCGATTCCACCGGCAGCGGCGGCAAGATCGGCCCGGGTGACGTGCAATGGATGACCGCTGCTTCCGGAATCCTGCACGAGGAGTTTCACTCCGCAGATTTCGCCAGAACGGGTGGCAACCTGGAAATGGTGCAGCTGTGGGTCAACCTGCCGGCCAAAGACAAAATGGCTGAACCGGGTTACCAGACGATTCTCGACAGCGATATCCCGAACGTCGCCCTCCCGGACGGTGCCGGCAACCTGCGTCTGATCGCGGGTGAATTCGACGGCCAAAAGGGACCTTCCCGGACCTTCACGCCCATCGATGTCTGGGATCTGCGCCTCAATGCCGGCAAGTTGCTGACGCTGGAGCTGCACGAAGGCCGCAACACTGCGCTGGTGGTGCTGCGTGGCTCGGTCCGGATCAACGGCGAGGAGTCGGCGGGCGTAGGGCAATTGGCGTTGTTCGAGCGTGAGGGTGACCGCCTGACGCTTGAGGCCAGCGAGGACGCGATGGTGTTGCTGCTCAGTGGCGAACCGATCGATGAGCCGATCGTCGGTCACGGCCCGTTCGTGATGAATACCGAGCAGGAAATTCACCAGGCGTTCGTTGATTTCCAGTCTGGCCGGTTCGGACGGATGCCCGCGTAGATCGACATTGTGGGAGCCAGCGTGCTGGCTCCCACAGCTTTTTTGAGAGGGCATTCAATCGCCCTTATCCCGCCAAATCAATTGCTCCTACACTAAGCCCAATCTGTGCGATCTTCTCGCGATTGACCTCTGTCGGAGTTGTTTGATGCTGTCACTGCTGACTGAACATCCGCTGTTCTGCGCGTTGATCCTGATCCTGCTCGACCTGGGCCTGTGGCGCCTGATCAGTTCTCACGGCAGCGAATGGAAGCTGCTGGTGCG
This genomic window from Pseudomonas kribbensis contains:
- a CDS encoding transporter substrate-binding domain-containing protein, which encodes MMRPLRCILLMILLLASAVQASGAAQKLEIISRTRLEGAQVRLDAQDRQWLRSHPVLRIGASGPDYPPFELTRNRHELEGLTAEYADAIAQVLNVRIEVWCYPDRESAMAALKAGELDLLGTSNNYEVADPELMLSRAYAEDQPMWVTRLDDPLPDDLAGKRIAMVDDYLPASTIQKAYPQATLQRYRSILDALGAVAFGRDDLYLGDFISASYLININFHNDLQLAGPSGLDANPFAFALTRSNTRLKRLVDKALLAIPMEQRLAMELRWSAGRADMSGQARVSLSGSEQAWLDRHPSVRVGAIEDFAPLTFFDAEGKVQGLAAQLLSLISQRSGLKFEIVRGQSLDRQIEQLKAGELDLLPVVTPSSERELEMRFSRAYLNNPFVLVSGVSASGVRALDDMAGKRLAIYRGHPLRDFLLERVPQLRLVEVPSPAAGMEAIVSGQADATLSSLMVARYLISRQYRGRTRIVGTVGDQPARIALATAPDAVVLHSILNKALLSIAPKELDDLVERWGRDAVADDSYWQRHRREILLGFAGAFGLWLLALGWIGFQRWQIRQRQQWLLQLQEAKDAADDANRAKSTFLAVMSHEIRTPMNALLGMLELALKHADEGVTDRGAIQVASTAGQQLLALIGDILDIARIESGHLSLAPERVNLRESVLSVCRIFEGVARQKQLSWHVELDERSNVEVMLDALRFKQVLSNLLSNAIKFTDEGDVSLRLRVFTERDGLLEIGVVIEDSGRGISAEDQQRLFSPFVQVGSQPLPARSGSGLGLVISRSLCRMMGGDLWMTSEPGRGTQVMLRLELPVLELSGQEDVVTPTVMAARSLDVLVVDDHPVNRLLLCRQLSELGHRFVDIGSGEQALDLWRGQSFDALITDINLPGLNGYDLARAIREDEKAAGRAACLILGYTANAQLEEKQRCLAAGMDDCLFKPVLLRELSLALMTAEPDEMQVTGTEEQVLPGFDLSSLLQLAGADNPLIGQLREEVLSSLHSDLERLEESGREGDRAGLKDLAHHITGGAHVIGAERVVSACRILEQACGDGEPEAALKVAIELLRVAMHDLAQQLQA
- the dkgB gene encoding 2,5-didehydrogluconate reductase DkgB, which translates into the protein MSVPAFGLGTFRLQGQVVIDSVSTALELGYRVIDTAQIYENEAEVGQAIAASGIPRDELFITSKIWIANFAGDRLIESLKESLQKLQTDYLDLTLIHWPSPEDQVPVEEFMGALLEAKRLGLTRQIGVSNFTIDLMKQAIAAVGAENIATNQIELHPYLQNRKVVEFAQSQGIQITSYMTLAYGEVLKDPLVVEIAQRLQATPAQVTLAWAMQSGYAVIPSSTKRANLQSNLGATALTLSDADMALIATLERGHRLTSPQGIAPQWD
- a CDS encoding pirin family protein, with amino-acid sequence MKNLIGIYTSPRGHWVGDGFPVRTLFSYDNLGKHISPFLLLDHAGPAHFTPTTERRGVGQHPHRGFETVTIVYDGEVEHRDSTGSGGKIGPGDVQWMTAASGILHEEFHSADFARTGGNLEMVQLWVNLPAKDKMAEPGYQTILDSDIPNVALPDGAGNLRLIAGEFDGQKGPSRTFTPIDVWDLRLNAGKLLTLELHEGRNTALVVLRGSVRINGEESAGVGQLALFEREGDRLTLEASEDAMVLLLSGEPIDEPIVGHGPFVMNTEQEIHQAFVDFQSGRFGRMPA